The proteins below are encoded in one region of Hordeum vulgare subsp. vulgare chromosome 3H, MorexV3_pseudomolecules_assembly, whole genome shotgun sequence:
- the LOC123444134 gene encoding pre-mRNA-splicing factor ATP-dependent RNA helicase DEAH7-like codes for MQGGPILPHRPRSSALGLDVLAKRKREAQGSNASRPRPHKKEEAAAEHRSGKIARADCRRRWDSPRREYRDGPPASQRQHPAPSPWDNVSSLPAATVRPSGSSSRRTSSSCKGTEAGTRPPTADIKFKVTEEMMLEMDYNADLTWYGCEEHSILFNAGSYPGDDASFHQNKKSKLSKKLTRQDGSLMTLAQSKRLSEVTAENAQWENRQLFRSGAVRRTEVQTEFDNEDERKVVLLVHDTKPPFLLDERVVFAKQAEPVMPLKDPTSDMAIIARKGSLLVGEIREKQSMNKSRQRFWELAGSKLGHILGVEKTAQQVDADTALVGDQGDVDFKEKLKFSQHLKEKAEAVSDFAKSKSLSQQRQYLPIFSVRDDLLGLVRENQVVVVVGETGSGKTTQLTQYLHEDGYTRTGLVGCTQPRRVAAMSVARRVSDEMETVLGEEVGYAIRFEDVTCRNTKIKYMTDGVLLRETLKDADLDKYRVIIMDEAHERSVNTDVLFGILKKVVARRRDFKLIVTSATLNADKFSKFFGSAPIFHIPGRTFPVNILYSKTPCEDYVEVAVKQAITIHITSGPGDILIFMTGQEEIETACYALAERMEQLISSSTKVVGKLSILPVYSQLPADLQAKIFQKAGEGTRKCIVATNIAETSLTVDGILYVIDTGYGKMKVYNPRMGMDALQVFPCSRAAADQRAGRAGRTGPGTCYRLFTESAYQNEMLPNPVPEIQRTNLANVVLLLKSLEVKNLLDFDFMDPPPKENILSSMYQLWMLGALNNVGGLTNLGWKMVEFPLDPTLAKMLLMGKELGCVDEVLTIVSMLSVPSVFFRPKDREEESDAAREKFFVPESDHLTLLNVYLQWEEQKFKGELCNDRDWCNAHFLHVKSLQKAREVRSQLVDILNTLKIPQTSCHREWDVVRKAVCSAYFKNSARLKGVGEYVNCRNGVPCHLHPSSALYGLGYTPDYIVYHELVLTTKDYMQCVSAVDPHWLVELGPMFFSVREGDTSFLDCRRWHNEEKTDMEEEMEKLKQEQTEVAGREKEREEKRGKQQQVAMPGLKKGLTYLRPKRRMGL; via the coding sequence ATGCAGGGCGGTCCGATCCTGCCGCATCGCCCAAGGAGCTCCGCTCTAGGTTTGGACGTCCTAGCAAAGAGGAAACGGGAAGCACAAGGCAGCAATGCATCCAGGCCTCGTCCCCACAAGAAAGAAGAAGCGGCGGCTGAGCACAGATCAGGAAAAATCGCGAGAGCCGATTGCCGCCGCCGATGGGACTCACCTCGCCGGGAGTACCGTGATGGTCCACCGGCATCCCAGCGGCAACATCCGGCACCATCCCCTTGGGACAACGTTTCTTCTTTGCCTGCCGCGACCGTACGCCCGTCTGGCTCCTCCTCAAGAAGGACTTCTTCTTCGTGCAAGGGCACTGAAGCTGGTACAAGGCCCCCAACAGCTGACATAAAATTCAAGGTCACTGAggagatgatgctagagatggatTACAATGCTGATCTAACATGGTATGGCTGCGAAGAACACAGCATTCTATTCAATGCCGGTAGTTATCCTGGAGACGATGCttcatttcatcaaaataagaaatcaaAGTTATCCAAGAAGCTGACTCGCCAGGATGGCAGTCTGATGACTCTTGCTCAGAGCAAAAGGTTGTCAGAGGTTACCGCGGAGAATGCTCAGTGGGAGAACAGGCAGTTGTTCAGATCCGGGGCTGTTAGAAGAACAGAGGTGCAAACGGAATTTGACAACGAGGATGAGCGTAAAGTGGTACTGCTTGTTCATGACACGAAACCCCCATTCCTCCTCGACGAACGAGTTGTGTTCGCAAAACAAGCAGAGCCTGTGATGCCACTCAAGGACCCAACATCTGACATGGCTATTATTGCGCGCAAAGGTTCTCTTTTGGTTGGGGAAATTCGTGAAAAGCAGAGTATGAACAAGTCAAGGCAACGCTTCTGGGAGCTTGCTGGATCTAAGCTAGGACATATTTTGGGTGTTGAGAAAACAGCCCAACAGGTTGATGCTGACACTGCGCTTGTTGGTGACCAAGGTGATGTTGACTTCAAAGAGAAGCTGAAGTTTTCACAACACTTGAAGGAAAAGGCAGAAGCAGTCAGTGATTTTGCAAAATCGAAATCTCTTTCTCAACAAAGGCAATACCTTCCCATATTTTCTGTCCGGGATGACCTGCTCGGACTTGTGCGGGAAAATCAAGTGGTTGTGGTCGTTGGTGAAACTGGTTCTGGGAAGACTACTCAGCTGACTCAATATCTGCATGAGGATGGATATACCAGAACTGGCCTTGTTGGCTGCACTCAACCAAGACGTGTGGCTGCCATGAGTGTTGCTCGGCGTGTCAGTGACGAAATGGAAACCGTGCTTGGAGAAGAAGTTGGATATGCTATTCGGTTCGAGGATGTCACGTGTCGTAACACAAAAATAAAGTACATGACGGATGGAGTGCTTCTCCGTGAAACCTTGAAAGATGCTGACCTGGACAAATATCGGGTTATCATCATGGATGAAGCACACGAGAGATCAGTGAACACCGATGTTTTGTTTGGTATATTGAAGAAGGTTGTTGCACGTCGACGGGATTTTAAGTTAATTGTCACATCTGCAACACTAAATGCAGACAAATTCTCAAAATTCTTTGGTTCTGCGCCTATATTTCACATACCTGGAAGGACATTTCCAGTAAATATCTTGTACAGCAAAACACCATGTGAAGATTATGTGGAAGTGGCAGTGAAGCAGGCCATCACAATCCACATAACGAGTGGCCCTGGCGACATTCTCATCTTCATGACCGGGCAGGAAGAAATCGAGACTGCTTGCTATGCGCTCGCTGAGCGCATGGAGCAGCTAATTTCATCATCCACCAAAGTTGTAGGCAAGCTCTCAATCCTGCCTGTCTATTCACAGTTGCCTGCTGACTTGCAGGCCAAGATCTTTCAGAAGGCAGGAGAGGGCACTCGCAAATGCATTGTTGCTACCAATATTGCTGAGACATCCCTGACAGTAGATGGTATCTTGTATGTCATCGATACTGGATATGGAAAGATGAAGGTATACAATCCACGGATGGGCATGGACGCTCTTCAGGTTTTTCCATGCAGTCGAGCAGCCGCAGACCAGCGTGCAGGGCGTGCAGGAAGAACTGGTCCTGGCACATGCTACAGGCTGTTCACGGAATCAGCTTACCAGAATGAGATGCTCCCTAACCCCGTGCCAGAGATCCAAAGGACCAACCTTGCGAATGTGGTTCTCTTACTGAAATCCCTTGAAGTCAAAAATTTGCTTGATTTTGACTTCATGGACCCACCTCCCAAGGAGAATATCCTCAGCTCCATGTACCAGCTCTGGATGTTGGGTGCCTTGAACAATGTTGGTGGCCTTACAAATCTAGGCTGGAAGATGGTGGAGTTCCCATTGGACCCAACTCTGGCAAAAATGCTTCTCATGGGGAAGGAGCTGGGGTGTGTTGATGAAGTACTGACAATTGTATCCATGCTCTCAGTGCCATCAGTATTCTTCCGGCCAAAAGATCGAGAAGAGGAGAGTGACGCTGCAAGGGAGAAGTTTTTTGTACCGGAGTCTGACCATCTAACACTCCTCAATGTATACCTGCAATGGGAAGAGCAGAAGTTTAAGGGTGAATTGTGCAATGATCGAGACTGGTGCAATGCTCACTTCCTCCATGTCAAGAGTCTACAAAAGGCTCGGGAAGTGAGATCTCAATTGGTGGACATACTGAACACCCTGAAGATCCCACAGACATCATGCCATAGGGAATGGGACGTGGTGAGGAAGGCCGTCTGCTCAGCGTACTTCAAGAACTCTGCAAGGTTGAAGGGTGTTGGAGAGTATGTCAACTGCCGTAATGGGGTGCCGTGCCACCTGCATCCCAGCAGTGCACTCTACGGTCTCGGCTACACCCCCGACTACATCGTCTACCACGAGCTTGTCCTGACAACCAAGGACTATATGCAGTGTGTCAGTGCAGTTGACCCACACTGGCTGGTGGAGCTTGGGCCCATGTTCTTCTCTGTGAGGGAGGGTGACACCTCCTTCCTTGACTGCAGGAGGTGGCATAATGAGGAGAAGACAGACATGGAAGAggagatggagaagctgaagcAGGAGCAAACTGAGGTGGCAggcagagagaaggagagggaggagaagagggGCAAGCAGCAGCAGGTTGCTATGCCGGGTCTGAAGAAAGGTTTGACATATCTTAGGCCCAAAAGGAGGATGGGTTTGTAG